TTGCAATTATATTAATGattgaataattaaatagaGTTATTATCATAAATTAGAACTAATGATAATCATAACACTGTTAGTATACTATTAGTATTTTGGTTGCTGTCTAATTATTTCTCTGGTGCATCCTTCACAGTATATATTGCgcatattattttaaatatcttGAAAGCATAAACCTAATCCCCatgcaaacaaagaaaactacaattcacacacaaaaggaaatgaGCCATCGAAATACAGTTAACTCGAGCATCCAAAACAAAAGTCTTTGCCAAGCATCACAAGTCacgaatgttttttttattttcagcattgCTCTGTAACTGTTTCTGTCAAAGTAATCTGAACAGTAATAAGATGTGTCActaggattttttttcatttataggcaaaaaaaataaaagaaataggCTAAATGACTATTATACTGATTATAAGACTTGTGATACTAATTGAAGACAATAATCTGCTTGAAATAGCATTACAATCCACTTATTTACTAACCACTTCACATTTTTGTAGAATAAACAAAAATTCAGCTCGTTTCACAGCTGTTATTCTATGGAAAACCCCAAGTGTGTGCATGATAAAATAGCCTTTAATCTAACACTTTTCAGGAAGAGCTGGGCTTTGTTTCAACGAGGCTAAAAGTGTTGGCACGGATAACAACTCTCAGCAGTATAAATCTCAGCAAAAAGATAAATTGAACTGAAGTGTAGTTCACCTCTTCGTCCAGGTGGCGTTGCTGAGTCCACGCTGTATGTGCTCCAGTGTCGCTTCCTTTATTTAGCTGAGCTGGTAGATATATTGCCGTCAAGCTTATTTTACATAAACccaaacagaaacaccagcgGCGTGAACAAACTAGCATTAGCATGATTAGCTAGTTAGCAACACGACGACACCGTtacagaaaagagcagcagagagcgGGTTAAAGTGTCGCTTCTGTCCGATTCCTCTGTGAACACCGAGTTAGTAACGTTACCGCTGTTAATGTTTACAGGTGACCCAGTTCAACATGGACGAGTCGGACACAGCAGCGATCCTTCCCGGCGATGTCCTCAGCGCAACATCAACGGGCGACCAAATGTCGAACTCAGTCGGCCGCAAAGATGAGCCCGACGTACCGACCACCGGCTCTGTACGACCACCGTTTACATGCTCGCTGCCGGTTTCAGTGGAGCCAGTGTTGTTCCTCTCCATGTTTTCTCTGGCCCTGCAGGCGCCCCTGTCCACTCAGTATCTGTGGGACCGCATCAGCGAGGACCTCGGCTACAACGGCACCAAGAGGTCGGAGTGCAGCAATGGCTCCGTGACCCCTGACCCCCTTCAGAAGGTAACGGTAGTCCAATATTACATTCACATCGCAGCATGACTCCCAGTGTcaccagtctgctgctgctgttggcaaAATCTATGGGTTGGATGGGGGAAAAAGCAGTGAACAGATAAAATTTTTCAGTGTTCATATATAAGataaaaattttaataaatCTAACACATTGTTTTAAACTGTCTTTACACTCTCCCTGTTAATCTAGCATAGATTTAACATGTGTAAGTATAGTGGTTTTTGATCTAGACCTGTTAAGGTTTTTGATAAGTGCACAATCTTAAAACTCCCTgacaagaatgaaaaatgataaCGTGTTTTTGTCAGGAGGTGGAAACCTTAACAGCCCACTGGAACTTGTACATCAGCCTAGGGGGCttttct
The Seriola aureovittata isolate HTS-2021-v1 ecotype China chromosome 4, ASM2101889v1, whole genome shotgun sequence genome window above contains:
- the slc46a1 gene encoding proton-coupled folate transporter is translated as MDESDTAAILPGDVLSATSTGDQMSNSVGRKDEPDVPTTGSVRPPFTCSLPVSVEPVLFLSMFSLALQAPLSTQYLWDRISEDLGYNGTKRSECSNGSVTPDPLQKVTVVQYYIHIAA